In Nocardia sp. NBC_01327, the genomic stretch CGGATCGCTGGTGCGCACACAGCCGCTGTAGGAGCCGATGGCGCGGTAGCGGCCCGGTGCGGCCAGCGCCAGCCGGAATACCGCCGAGCTCGCCATGGACAGGCCCGCCAGGGCGTTCCGCCCGCTGCCGCCGAATGCGGTGTCCATGATCGGCGGCAGCTCCTGGGTGAGGAAGGTGCTCCAGCGCTGTCTGCCCAGGACCGGGTCGTCCGCGCGCCAGTCGGCGAAGAAACTGCCCGCGCCGCCGATCGGGATCACCACGGTGACCTGCTTATCGGCGAAGAAGCGCTCGGCATCGGTCTTGGTCAGCCAGTTGCTGCCGTCGCTCCACAGCCCGGTGCCGGCGCCGCCGTCCACACCGTTGAGCAGATAGAGGGTGGGCGCCGGGCGTGAATCATCCGGCGCGGGGAGCACTTCCACCGGTACGAGGCGATCCATCGCCGCCGAGTACACGCTCAGGTCGAGGATCCGGCCCGGTCCCTGTGCCACGGCGACGAGCCGTGCGCCATCGGACGCCGGGCGGGCGGCGGCCATGGCTCGCGCCGGGATCGGGATATCGGTCCCCGGCGGCGGAGCGGCCGCGGCAGATCCGCCCATGCCCATCAGCACAGCGGCGAGCAGTACTGCGGTCGCGCGAACCATGCGGGCGACCGTAGGCCCGGAAATTGTCGCGCCGCAGCCCGATCGGAAGTCTCTGGAGAACCGACCAGCACAACCGCATCGGCACTGGTATTCACCACAAACTTGCTCGGGATTCGCCCTGACCATCGAATTCCACTGTTAGCGTGCAGATTCGGATCCGCTGTCGTATCCCGTGCCGAAGCACGCGGCCGCAACGGTCCCGATCTTCATATCGGCACTTGTCAGAACGGCAAGCACATTGGTTACCGAAATCTTCGATACGACAGTGGATTTGCCGGTCGCACCGGAAGTGATCCGCGGTCTCCTGATCGATCCGCAGCTGTATCCGAGAATTTTCGCGGGTGTGGGCGCCTGCGAGCAGGTGGACACCCTCGGCGAGGGGCTGTCCTGGTTGATGCGCATCGGCACCATCACCTCCGGGGTGCATACCCGCAGGGCGACCTTCCACCCCGATCGGCACGGCGGCATGCAACTGCGGTGCACCGAGACCGGCGCCCTGGTGAGCGTGCGGCTGCGCAGGCGGGAGGAGCTGACGCGGCTCACCATCTCCTATTTCGGAGTCGGCCGCATCCATCCCGCGGTGGCGGCGCTGTCGAATGCGGAGGTGATCGAGTGGACCGAGGCCGGATTCGCGCGACTGCTCGAATTGGTCTCCGGTGCGCAGACTTCGGTCGTGGTCAATGGCGAGGACCGTCCGTTGCGGCGGCGCGCCCAGGTGGCCGGGCAGATCGCGGCGACCGGCGTGGTGCGCCCGCTGCGGCCGGTGCGCGCGGTGAAACAGATGGGCGGCCTGGCCAGATGGGGTTTCAACCTGGCCGGCGGGTATGCGGCGGCAGCCGGGTACGCACCCGATCGGATCGCCGTGGTGGACGGTCACGGGTCTCGGACATTCCGTGAGATGCACGAGCGCAGCCGGGCGCTCGCGGGCGCCATGGCGAGCCTCGGACTCGGACCCGGCGAGGCGGTGGGGCTGCTCGCGCGCAATCACGCCGGAATGATCGAAACCATGGTCGCCGCAGGCAAACTCGGCGTCGATGTTATTCTACTCAATGCCGGATTGTCGGCACGGCGGATCGAGGACATCGTGCAGCGGCACCGGCTCACCTCACTGTTCGTGGACGGGGATCTCGAACCGCTGGTCGACTACCTGCACGCCGATATCCGCCGCTACCGGACCGATTCACCGGCCGGCGGGCATACGACAACGGAGGATCTGATAGCGCAGGGCCACACCAGGTTCCGCGCACCCGCCCGGAAGGGCCGGCTGATCGTCCTCACCTCGGGGACCAGCGGCACCCCGAAGGGCGCCCGCCGCCCGCATGCCCGGGGATTCGCCACCATCGCCGCCCTGCTGTCGCGAATTCCCCTGCGCATGAACGAAACCATGCTCATCCCCGCACCGCTGTTCCACACCTGGGGGCTGGCGGCGCTGCAGTTGAGCACCGCCCTGCGCGCCACCGTCGTCCTGCCCGAACGATTCGACGCCGAGGACTGCCTGCGGCTTGTCGCCGAACACCGGGTGAGTTCCCTCATCGTCGTGCCGACCATGGTGCAGCGCATTCTCGATCTGCCCGTCGCGGTGCGCGCCCGATACGACACCTCGAGCCTGCGCGTAGTCGCGAGTTGCGGTGCGCCACTGACCGGTACGACCGTGCTGCGCTTCCTGGACGCTTTCGGCGACATCCTCTACAACACCTACGGGTCCACCGAGGTGTCCTGGGCCACCATCGCCACTCCGGAGGATCTGCGGGTCTCCCCGACCACGGCCGGTCGGCCGCCGCTCGGCACCAGGGTCGCGGTGCTGGACGACCATCGGAAACCCGTCGCCATCGGCGCGATCGGGCGGATCTACGTCGGCAACCATATGCTCTTCGACGGCTATGTGAACTGCCCGCCGCCCGAGGAGGCCGGCGGACTGCTGGACACCGGCGATCTCGGGTATCTCGATATGACCGGCCGCCTGTTCATCGCCGGCCGGGACGACGAGATGATCATCTCCGGTGGTGAGAACGTTTTCCCCCGCCCGGTCGAGGAGGCCCTGGCCCATCTGCCGCAGATCAGCGAGGTGGCCGTGGTCGGCGTTCCGGATCACGAGTTCGGCCAGCGCCTGGCCGCCTATATCGTCAAACGTGAAGGCTCAGGCCTGGATCCGGATATGGTCCGCACCTATATCCGCCATCGCCTGAGCCGCTTCAGCGTTCCCCGCGATATCGTCTTCCTCCCCGCGCTCCCCCGCGGCGAGACCGGCAAGGTCCTCAAGCGACTGCTCACCGGGGCGCTGGCCGATCCCCCGACCGCCTGACACCGTCCCGCCGGTCAGTGCCAGAGTCGGCGACACGGCAACTGCCGCAGTTCTTTTCGTACCCGGCGGTCCACCCGGACCGTCAAACCGACCTGGGCTGCGGCAGTCGCGAATTCCCACGCTTCCGCACGGGTCGCGGCATACTCCAGCACCAGCGGCCGGTCCGGCCGATCGAAGCAGACGATAACGCGATGAGTCAGCGCATCCGCAACGAACTCGGATGCCATGACGTCGACGCTGTACCTCATTACCCGACAGTAGGACTCACTCCGCGCGCGCACCCCGATCTGGATTTCCATCGGACATGTCACAGCGACGCCACCCGGCATTCTGGGCGATGTCACCGGCGCGCACGGTGGTCAGCCGGCGGGTAGCGGGGCGTCCGTGCTCTTGCGGACTTGAAAGGCCGTGAAAGCCTCCATGACCCCGATGACGATGAGCCACCAGCCCGTGAGCACGGTGAGGACGCTGATCGAGTCGAAAGGCGACACGATCAGCACCGCGCCACCGGCGGCGATGACAAGACCGAACACCGCCTGCCACACGCGGGACGGCGACGCCGGATCCGACAGCGCCGCGATGAGCAGCGTGACACCGCGGAACAGCCAGCCGATACCGATCCACAGGGCCAGCAGCAGCACCGATTCGAAGACGCTGCGGAAGCAGAAGAATCCCAGCATCAGCGACAGGATGCCGCTGAGGAAGGCGAGCACCCGCATCCCAGCGGTGACATGCGGGCCGAATGCCGCGAACAGTTGCAGCACACCGGATATCACGAGGTAGACGCCCAGCAGCACACCGGCGACCACCAGCGTGGGGCCGGGCCACGCCAGAATCAGCAGACCGAGTACCGCCGCCGCGACACCGGTGATCAAAATGGATTTCCATGCGTGCCGGGCCATCGGATGCGCCGGTCCCGCCAAATGCGTTGCAGTCATGCTCGCCATGATGCTCCTCGCAGGTGAAATAGATTGTGGTGCAGCGATACCGGCGTGATTGCGACATATCTGCCGACCGGTCGGCGAGCGGCACCGGCCGCACCGCCTCAGCCGCCGTGATAGGTCCGGCGGTACGCGGTGGGTGCGACGCCGCTGAGGCGTTTGAACTGGGTGCGGAAGTTGGTCGCGGAGGTGAAACCGGTTCTGCGGGCAATGCGTTCGACGTCGTAGTCGGTGGTCTCGAGGAGTTCCTGGGCGAGGCGGATGCGGGTGACGTTGAGCCATTGCATGGGTGTCTGGCCGGTCTCGTCATGGAAGCGGCGGTTGAGGGTGCGAATGCTGGTGGCGGCGTGGGCGGCGAGATCCTCCAGGGTGAGATCGCGGTGGGCGTTCTCCTCGATCCAGTGCAGGAGCGGTGCAAGGGTGGTGTGCACGGCCTGGCGATTGCGGACGATGAATTGGGCTTGGCCGCCGTCACGATGTAGCGGCGCGACGGCGAGTCGGGAGGCTTCGGCGGCCACCGCCGTTCCGTAGTCCCGGCGGACCAGATGCAGGCACAGATCCAGACCGGCCGACGCCCCGGCCGAGGTGAGGATCTGACCGTTGTCGACGTAGAGGACATCGGGGTCCAGATCGACCCGGGGGAACGCCGAGCGGAAGAGCTCGGCCGCGAACCAGTGTGTCGTAGCGCGTTTTCCGTCGAGGAGGCCGGCTTCGGCGACGGTGAAGGCGCCGACGCAGATGGAGGCGATCCGGGTGCCCGCGGCCGCCGCCGCGCGGAGTGCGGCCACGGCGGCGGGCGGGGTCGCGACCGCAGGGTTGTTCCGGCCGGGCACGACGATGGTGTCGGCGCGCAGCAGCGCGTCCAGCCCGTGGTCGGTGGCCAATGCGAGCGGACCGGCGGTGACGACCGGTTCGGTCCCGCACACGAGGACGCGGTACCCGGGCCTGCCCGTGGCCAGCGTTACGCGTCCGAACACCTCGATCGGGGTCGTCAGATCGAAGGCGATCGTATCGGGCAGCGCCAGAACAGCGACGGTGTGCATGGCAAGAACCTAGCGTGTGACACCTGCGGCTAATCCCGCGATCCTGCGCTTTCCGCACTGTTTTCTCATGTTCCGGGCATTGGCAAAATTCGGCCGCATCGTGGCAATCGAGCCACTCGCGAATACGGCTCGCCCGCGACAGCATTGACGGCGTCCGGCAGCACCGCCCGGACAGTGGAGGAGAGCCGCATGCATGCCCAAATCGTTCTGTTCGATGGCTTCGACCCGCTGGATGTGATCGCGCCGTTCGAGGTGCTCGCCGCCGGCAGTGACGCCGTCGGCGGTGAGCTGATCGTGGAGTTGGTCTCCGCCGAGGGAGCCCGAGCCGTGGTCAGCGGTACCCGCGGACTCGTACTGCACGCGACAGCCCAGCTCGATCCGGCGAAGCCCGGATACATCATCGTTCCCGGCGCATCGGGACCGGTCGACTGCGATCCCGACGCGGGCGTCGACACCATCCCGGTACTGCTAGCACGGCTGGGCGAGACCGACCTCGTCCCGCTCATGCGGCTGGCCCTGGACAACCCCGCGATCGTCGTCGCGACCGTCTGCGGCGGCGCGCTCGGACTGGCCATGGCGGGCCTGCTCGAGGGCCGCACTGCCACCACCCACACGCTCGGCACCGACATGCTGGAGGCCACCGGGGTCAATGTCGTGCGCGCGCGAGTCGTGGACGACGGCGACCTGGTCACCGCGGGCGGCGTCACCTCCGGTCTCGATCTCGCGCTGCACCTGCTGGAACGCGCGTACGGCCCCCGCGTCTGCCTCGCCGTGGAGACCCTCTTCGAATACGAGCGGCGCGGCACCACCTGGACCGCCACCGGGCGCGTCCCCGTCACCGTATGACCTTGCCGTTCAACAATACTCACGAGGAGAACCCGCTATGAGCATCCTGGGCACCTGGGATCTGACAGTTCGCACACCGATCGGCTCACTCGCCGTGGTCTATACGTTCACCGAGACGGCAGGAACGGTGCGAGGCACCGCCGCGGGCAAGGGCGAGACCGTCACGGTGACCGATATCGCCATCGAGGAAACCTCCGCCGGATCCCATGTGACCTGGCGCCAATCGGTCACCACACCCATTCGCCTCAATCTCGATTTCGACGTCACCACCGCCGGAGACGAACTGACCGGTCACTCCCGAGCGGGGAGACTGCCGCGCTCGGGCGTCACCGGGATCAGGCGAACGGCCGCCGGTGATTGAGTGCGCCGGCCTGGATCAGGCGGGCAGTGCGGCGAGAATGCGCTGGAACACTGCCGTCGTCTCCCCGATGCCGTCGATCGTGGTCATGATGCCGCGGTCGGCATAGTGGGCGGTGATGGCGGGAATGTGGTTGCGGTACAGGGCCAATCGCTCGCGGACCACTTCCGGATCGTCGTCTGTGCGGTGCTGTGCGGCGAAGCGGATCTCGCAGCGGCCGATGATCACGTCATCGGATACGGCGAGCTCGATGACACGGTCGAGTGCCCGATCGCCCGCGGCCAGCAGGTCATCGAGCGCCCCGGCCTGGGCGCCGGTCCGTGGATAACCGTCGAGGATATAGCCACCGGCCGCGTCGGATTCGGCCAGACGGTCGCCGAGGATCTTCAGGACCAGGTCATCGGGCACCAGCTCCCCGGCCGCCACCATGGCGGCGGCCTCCAGCCCGACCGGGGTCCCGTCCCGCATCGCCGCCCGGAACAACTCGCCGGTCGAGATGTGCGGCACCCCGAGTTCCCGCTTCAGCATCTCCGCCTGCGTGCCTTTGCCGGAACCATTGGGACCCAGGATCACCAATCGCATACCGATTACTCCAATCACCTTGTCAGAGAGGCTACTCGGGCCGAGAACCGGTGACCGAACCGGCCAGCGCCACGGCGGCGGCATTGGCGCCGCACATGCCGTGCGCTCCCGGGCCGGGCGGCGTCGCGGCCGAGCAGAGGTACATCCCGGGCACACCGATCGTGTACGGGGACAGTGTGATTCGCGGTCCGAAGACGAGCTGTCGGATATCCTTGGACCCGGTCATGATGTCGCCGCCGATGAAATTGGGGTTGTGGGCCGCCATTTCGGTGGTGCTGCGGGTCGTCAGGCCGACAATGCGTTCCCGGAATCCGGGCGCGAACTGCTCGATGCGGGTGATGATCGCCTCCGTGGCGTCACCGGTGTAGCCGTGCGGCACGTGAGCGTAGGCCCAGAGCGGGTGGACATCACCGGCCGAGCGCTGCGGATCGGCCAGATACTGCTGGCCGACCAGTACGAACGGGCGATCGGGCAACCGCCCGGCGTGGACGTCACGTTCGGCGGTGGCGATTTCACGGTACGGCCCGCCGAGATGGACCGTCCCGGCGCGGCGGGCGTCCGGGTTGGCCCAGGGCACACCCTCCGCCACCGCGAAATCCACCTTGAACGCACCCGGCCCGCGGCGAAAGTTCCGGTAGGCGCGGGCAATTCGCGGCGGGAGCCGGTCGCCGAGGATATCGGCGACGGACTCCGGCGTCAGATCGAACATGGTCAGGTCCGACGGTGGCAGCTGGGCGGCGGTATCGATCCGGACTCCGGTTTCGATCTTGCCGCCCAGGTCCGCCAGCAGGGCCGCCAGCGCGCGGGCGATGGACTGCGATCCGCCCGCCGCGACGGGCCAGCCGTACCGATGGCCCGCCGTCAGGATTCCCATGCCGATCGCCGAGGTCAATGGCAGATGCAGCGGCCGGAAGGCATGGGCCGCAACACCTCCGAACAGGGCTCGGGCCTCCTCGGTGTGGAAGGCGCGGGCCAGTGCGGAGGCGGGCAAGGGTGTCGGCGCACCGAACCGGGCCAGCGTGAGCGGGTGCCGGGGCACCCGCAGCAGCGGCCGCATAATGTCCTCGGCCAGCGCGTCGTAATGCTCGGAGGGACTGCCGAACAACAGCTTCCACCGGCGGCCGTCCGAACCCATCCCTGCGGCGGTGCAATCGACCGAGCGGTACAGCACACCGGCGCGCCCCTCGGAGAGCGGATGCACGCAGTCGATTTCCGGTGTACGCCAGGACAACCCGTACTGTTCGAGCCCGAGCTCGGCCAGAAAGGGCGAACCCACCGCCATCGGGTGCACCGCCGAGCACTGATCGTGCAGCAGTCCCGGCACGATCGCCTCGACGGTGCGGGTGCCGCCGCCGATCTCACTGTCGGCTTCCAGCACGGTCACCCGCACACCCGCCCGCGCGAGGGCAACGGCGGCGGCGAGTCCATTGGGCCCGCCGCCGACGACGGTCGCGGTGGTCATGCCAGCGCTCCGTGCCCGTGGTCCTGCGCGGGCCGGGTCCAGGTGACCGTCACCGGGATGGGTCCGTCGGGCAGCCAGGGCTGTTCGGCCACCGCGTCGGCGACCACCCAGGTACCGCGTTCGATCACGCCGAGCGCCGCATCGATGAGCTGGTAGTGCTGCACCCGGCTCCCCCACGCCTGCGATTCGACCCAGACGATGACGGCCTCACCCGGTTCGAACCGGGCCTCGCGCTGTACGGCGGTGATGAAATCCGCATTGTGCAGATGGCCGTCGCCGAAATTGAAACCGATCAGCGAATTGCAGAGGAACTCACCCTCACGCACGGTGCGGGAGTCGATATCGGGCAGGTTGTGCAGCAGGACCGAGAACAATCCGCGGCCCTGGCTGTGCATGGTCCGCCACGCGGTCACCTGCTGCATGGTGATCTCGGCCCACTGCGGCTCATAACCGAAATCGACGAACTGATCGACCTGATTCTTCGCGGTACGCGTCACCCGATCCAGTTTGCCCTCCGCTCCCGGGGCGAACGCCCACACCGCGGAGGCCCAGTTGCCGGCGTACTGCCGCATGGACGGCAGGAACGAGACCTTATCGGGCCGGAAGTTGCCGAGAATCGGGAAGAACAGCAGGCCTGCCAGCAGTGCCACGGCCAGCCACGGGGAGGAAAGGTCGAACGGGCTGTAGCCGTTCCCGTTCGGGAAACCCAGGAACAGGAACATCGATGCATAGGCGAACAGCACATTCCACTCCAGCGGCACCGCGAGCGGGAAGGTCGACACGATGAACAGGTGGAAGATCACCATCGCCGCGACCGCCACCGCGGTGAGCCAGTGACTGGTGGAGAACAGCAGCACCAGCGGTGCGATCACCTCGACGGTGGTGCCGCCGACATGCGCCATCACATCCGCGATCCGGGACGGCCGCAGATCACGCGGGAAGTCGCGGTAGTGGGCGCGCTTGATCCGGGTGAACGGCATCGACGGGCTGTTGCTGACCATGGGCGGAACCACCAGGGCGAAATGCTTGCCGAACTTGGACACTCCCGCGCCCACCCACACGATGACGATCAGCAGTTTCAACGCGATGATCATGTCGACGAACGGCAGTACCGCGAAGAAGAAGAGCGCGGGCAGATACTGCTCACCACGGGCCGCGAGGAAAATCGTCTTGTCCCGCAACCCGTTCAGGATCAGCAGCACGATCGGCGCGATCAGCAGCGCCGGGTTCACCAGGCCCGAGGTATTGCCCGGCACCGCCGCGGAGAGCGAATCACTGTGCACGCCAGGCAGAACCAGCGCGACGACGACGGACGCCAGCAGCGCGACGTACAGCGTGATGTCGAACCAATTCCGCCGGTCCCCGCCGGTGAACGGCACCCACTTCCACGGCCGCAGCCGAATGGTGCGCGGGCGCGCCCAGAACAGGATGCCGCCGGTCATGGGTTTCACCTTGCCCGCCAACGGCCCCCACGATCCGGCAATGCCGATGCTCTCCAGCAGGACCGTCCACAGGATCGCCTTCTGATAGACGATGGGCTGGTTCCACCACTGCCCGACATGCCAGAAGGCGGGCAGATGCGAGGTGGTGGTGGCGACCACGATGCCGCCGAGGATGTACAGCACGATCAGTTTCAGGATGTAGATCGTGTGCACCATGCGCGGTGAGCCGAAGCCGTGTTCGGCCCAGTTGACCGCGAGTATCCGCATGCGCTCCATGAGCGGCAGCCGCAGGAAGTCCTCCGGCTCGACGGCGGGAAGATCGGGGTTGATGAATCCCATGACAGTGCTCCTAATCGGTGAAAAAGGTGGGGGTTCAGTGGGTGTCGGCGTCGAGCAGGCGCAGCGCGGGTTTGTCGATCTTGCCGACGGCGTTCTTGGGCAGTTCGCCGAGAATCCGGATCGCCACGGGCAGTTTGTATTTCGCCAGACAGGTGCGCGCGTGCTCACGAATCGCGGTGGCGTCCAAGGCCGAACCGCCGGTGAGCGCGACGAACAGGATCGGCTGCTCGCCGTAGACCGGATCGGGCCTGCCCACCACCGCCGCCTCGGCAATATCGGGCAGCTGGTAGACGACGGTCTCGATCTCCTTGGGGTAGATGTTCTCGCCGCCGCGAATGATCATGTCCTTGGCCCGATCCACCAGGACGAGATAGCCGTCCTCGTCGAAGCGGCCGATATCGCCGGTGTGCAGCCAGCCGTCCACCACCGTGGCGGCGGTCGCCTCCGGGCGATTGAGGTAGCCGCGCATGACATTCGGCCCGGAGATCAGCACCTCGCCGCTCTCTCCGGCGGGCGCGTCGCCGCCCGCGGCGCCCAGGATGCGAATGCGCTGGCCCGGCAGCGGGATGCCGACCGTGCCCGGTTTCCGCAGTCCGGCAACCGGATTGAGGGTGCTGGCACAGGTCCCCTCGGACAGCCCGTAGCCCTCGATGATCGGAATGCCGTAGCGGTCTTGGAATTTGGCGATCAGCTCGACGCTCGCGGGCGCCGCACCGCAGATTCCGAAACGGACCGACGAGGTGTCGGGGCGCACGTGCGCCGGCCGATTGGCCAGCATGGTGTAGATGGTCGGCACCGCGGAGAAGTACGTGGCACGGGTGCTTTCGATGCTGTCGAAGAAGGTCGCCGCGTCGAAGCGTCCCGCGACCGTGGTGCGCCCACCCGCCAGCAGCGGTGACAGCACTCCGGCCACGATCCCGTTCACATGGAACAGCGGCAGGATCAGCAGGCTGTGATCGGCCTCGGTCAGGGCGAGCGCGTCGATCACCATGTCGCACATGGCCAGCAGGTTCGCGTGATCGAGCATGACGCCCTTGGGCCGGCCGGTGGTTCCGCTGGTGTAGATGAGCAGGGCCAGGGCCTCCGGGCCCGCGTCGACCGGATCGACCTCCGCGCCGGTTCCGCCCGCGCTCAGCTCCCGCACCGGCACCACCGCGCGCACCGGACCGTCGAACGCGCGGTCGGTGATCAAGACCTTCGCGCCCGCATCGGCCACCTGATACGCGACTTCGGCGGTGACCAGCGCCGGATTCACCGGTGTGACCGCCGCGCCCAATCGCCAAGCGGCGAACAGGCTCAGCACCAGATCGGCGGTATTGGGCAGCATGACCGCGACCACGTCACCGGTCCCGACGCCGTATGCGCGCAGGGTGGCCGCGGCACGCCGCACCGCCTCGAGGAAGCGGGTGTTGTTCAGTGCGACGCCGTCATCGGTGAGGGCCGGATCGTCCGGGCGGACGGCGGCCCGGCGGTCCGGCAGTGCCGAGAGATTCATGAGCAGGTCCTTGCGGAGAGGAAAACGATGCCGCCAACGGTAGAAATCCCCCGCTCGTCTGCCACCGTCGTCCGTGAACGAAGTTCGCACCCGCCCTTGTCCCGGGAGGACAAGAGCCGGTCCGCGAATCCGCAGCCACGGCCGCCGGACGGAACTACCGTGGAGGGGTGACGATTGCGCGGCGCGACAGCGACGTCGCGGTGGGCCGCTATGTGGAATCGATCGCCGCGCGGATGAATGCGCGGGTGACCCAGGTCAGTGCGGCCATTCGCACCGCACTCGAGGAGGACATCGCCGATCTGCGCGGCGACCCCCGCACGGCGGATCTGCTCGGCGCGAGCGTCGAGGCCAATGTCGACACCCTGCTGCACGCGCTGCGCCACGATATCCCCGTCGAGCGCATCCAGGCGCCGGGGGCGGCCGTCGAATACGCCAGACGTCTTGCCCAGCAAGGCATTCCGTCCAATGCCCTGGTGCGCGCCTATCGCCTCGGGCAGCGCCGTCTCACCGAGATGGTGTTCGCCGAACTGCACGAGATGGCCATCCCGCCCGAAGACCGGGTCACCACCATCGAGCGGATCACCGCGATCCTGTTCGACTACATCGACCGGATTACCGAACAGGTTGTCGTCATCTACGACGATGAGCGCGAGCGCTGGCTGGAGAATCGGAACAGCGTGCGCGCCTTACGCATCCGCGAACTGCTGACCACCCGCAAACCGGTCGACGCCGATGCGGCGTCCACCACCATCCGGTATCCGCTGCGCTGGCATCACGTCGCGCTGGTGCTGTGGTATCCCGAGGCCGAGGACGATGAGATCCCGCGGCTGCAGCAGTTCGTCCGCGAACTCGCCGAGGCGCTGGACACCGCGGCGGCGCCGCTGTTCGTCGCCACCGATCCG encodes the following:
- a CDS encoding class I adenylate-forming enzyme family protein, whose amino-acid sequence is MNLSALPDRRAAVRPDDPALTDDGVALNNTRFLEAVRRAAATLRAYGVGTGDVVAVMLPNTADLVLSLFAAWRLGAAVTPVNPALVTAEVAYQVADAGAKVLITDRAFDGPVRAVVPVRELSAGGTGAEVDPVDAGPEALALLIYTSGTTGRPKGVMLDHANLLAMCDMVIDALALTEADHSLLILPLFHVNGIVAGVLSPLLAGGRTTVAGRFDAATFFDSIESTRATYFSAVPTIYTMLANRPAHVRPDTSSVRFGICGAAPASVELIAKFQDRYGIPIIEGYGLSEGTCASTLNPVAGLRKPGTVGIPLPGQRIRILGAAGGDAPAGESGEVLISGPNVMRGYLNRPEATAATVVDGWLHTGDIGRFDEDGYLVLVDRAKDMIIRGGENIYPKEIETVVYQLPDIAEAAVVGRPDPVYGEQPILFVALTGGSALDATAIREHARTCLAKYKLPVAIRILGELPKNAVGKIDKPALRLLDADTH
- a CDS encoding PucR family transcriptional regulator, translating into MTIARRDSDVAVGRYVESIAARMNARVTQVSAAIRTALEEDIADLRGDPRTADLLGASVEANVDTLLHALRHDIPVERIQAPGAAVEYARRLAQQGIPSNALVRAYRLGQRRLTEMVFAELHEMAIPPEDRVTTIERITAILFDYIDRITEQVVVIYDDERERWLENRNSVRALRIRELLTTRKPVDADAASTTIRYPLRWHHVALVLWYPEAEDDEIPRLQQFVRELAEALDTAAAPLFVATDPVCCWAWLPYRSDPRDPAPRIRSYALAHSGSPGIAIGPAAAGVDGFRTSHRYAERAQAVALVRDLPNPILAASDPGLSTAALLGGDLTQTREWVGEVLGDLAADTENDERLRETLRVFLRTGSSFKAAAGELDLHFNSVKYRVGRAIARRGRPITQDRLDVEVALLVCHWYGKAVLLAA